The following coding sequences lie in one Metallumcola ferriviriculae genomic window:
- the lepB gene encoding signal peptidase I produces MKRLWMLIKETVITLLVALALSLVLRTYVVEARVVPTGSMLPTIQINDRLLVNKFIYDFTTPERGEIIVFAPPEVLSSENDYLKRVIGLPGEVVEVKSGEVFINGVALKESYQHDRPDYNFGPVRVPDNAIFVLGDNRNESYDSHAWGAWLTLDRIKGKAFLRYWPLKHFAMLH; encoded by the coding sequence ATGAAAAGGCTGTGGATGTTAATAAAGGAAACGGTAATAACACTGCTGGTGGCATTGGCACTATCACTGGTACTACGTACTTATGTTGTTGAAGCAAGGGTGGTTCCAACAGGGTCAATGCTGCCAACAATTCAAATTAACGACCGCTTGTTGGTAAATAAGTTTATTTATGATTTCACCACTCCGGAGAGGGGTGAGATTATAGTATTTGCGCCTCCTGAAGTATTAAGTTCGGAAAACGATTATTTAAAGAGGGTTATTGGGCTGCCTGGAGAAGTGGTAGAGGTCAAAAGTGGTGAAGTCTTTATTAATGGGGTAGCTTTAAAAGAATCATACCAGCATGACCGTCCCGATTATAATTTTGGGCCGGTAAGGGTGCCGGATAATGCAATTTTTGTTTTGGGTGATAATAGAAATGAGAGTTATGATAGTCATGCCTGGGGTGCTTGGCTGACCCTGGATAGAATAAAAGGAAAAGCATTTTTGCGTTATTGGCCACTAAAACATTTTGCTATGCTACATTAA
- a CDS encoding CoA protein activase, which translates to MRVTFPHMGTSHIAFKHLINNLGHEAIVPPAPSKRTLSLGVRHAPEFACIPFKILLGSYIEALENGAEMIISSGGVGPCRAGIYGLLHEEILKDLGYDFEMLIFEPPLRGLLDFIKKIGRVIRPTRVSWPTFIKVFKTSWQKLIILDETEILSHQIRPYEVIRGETTRAFKEALTLIDKAETRQELDSAGQAAEMLLRDVTQDRSRKPLRIGLIGEIYVVLEPFINLDIEKTLGEMGVETHRSIYLTDWTRDNTVFDGEKDIKNAAKPYLNQLIGGHGINSVGETVLYASNGFDGVIQLAPFTCIPEIVAKSILNRVSRDLNIPVLTLFLDEQTGTAGAQTRLEAFTDLLLQKRRNKGDLDATGIFGN; encoded by the coding sequence ATGAGGGTTACTTTCCCCCATATGGGGACCTCTCATATTGCCTTTAAACATTTGATAAACAACTTAGGTCATGAAGCGATTGTTCCGCCTGCCCCAAGTAAGCGAACTTTATCTTTAGGGGTCCGGCATGCACCGGAATTTGCATGTATCCCGTTTAAGATACTGTTGGGTAGTTACATAGAAGCGCTGGAAAACGGTGCAGAAATGATAATCTCTTCAGGAGGGGTAGGACCGTGCCGCGCGGGAATTTATGGATTGCTGCATGAAGAAATTCTTAAGGATTTAGGTTACGATTTTGAAATGTTAATTTTCGAGCCGCCGCTACGGGGTTTATTGGACTTCATCAAAAAAATTGGCAGGGTTATCAGACCTACTAGAGTAAGTTGGCCAACATTCATAAAAGTGTTCAAGACTTCCTGGCAGAAGTTAATTATCCTTGATGAGACGGAAATTTTGTCCCATCAGATCCGTCCTTATGAAGTGATTCGAGGGGAAACCACCAGAGCTTTTAAAGAAGCGCTTACTTTAATTGATAAGGCCGAAACCAGACAAGAACTTGACAGTGCAGGACAGGCGGCAGAGATGCTGCTAAGGGATGTTACCCAAGACCGGTCCAGAAAACCGCTGCGTATAGGGCTAATCGGGGAAATATACGTGGTGTTAGAACCTTTCATAAACCTAGATATAGAAAAAACTTTGGGGGAAATGGGCGTGGAAACCCATCGGTCCATTTATCTAACGGACTGGACCAGGGATAATACGGTGTTTGACGGAGAAAAGGACATTAAGAATGCTGCTAAGCCCTATCTAAATCAATTGATAGGAGGTCATGGTATAAATTCTGTCGGTGAAACAGTACTCTATGCCAGCAACGGCTTCGATGGTGTTATTCAGTTGGCACCGTTTACCTGTATCCCGGAAATTGTTGCTAAGAGCATTCTTAATAGGGTCAGCCGTGACTTAAACATACCGGTATTGACCTTGTTTTTGGATGAACAAACGGGAACAGCCGGTGCTCAAACCCGACTGGAAGCGTTTACAGATTTATTATTACAAAAGCGAAGGAACAAGGGGGATTTGGATGCAACAGGGATTTTTGGGAATTGA
- the queD gene encoding 6-carboxytetrahydropterin synthase QueD, with protein sequence MYVLTVKKRFSAAHLLNNYQGKCANLHGHTWLVEINVFGSELDDKGMLLDFGYLKGQLEKLVGDYDHRYLNELPDFHEVNPTAENMARIIFDKVKEFLPKHVSVDCVTVWESPDASAVYKEDK encoded by the coding sequence ATGTATGTTTTGACAGTAAAAAAACGGTTTAGCGCTGCTCATTTACTTAATAATTACCAGGGTAAATGTGCCAACCTGCACGGACATACCTGGTTGGTGGAAATAAATGTTTTTGGAAGTGAATTGGATGATAAAGGGATGCTGCTGGATTTTGGTTATCTAAAGGGCCAACTGGAAAAACTGGTAGGGGATTATGACCATCGTTACCTTAATGAACTACCAGATTTTCATGAGGTTAATCCCACTGCTGAAAACATGGCACGGATAATTTTTGATAAGGTTAAAGAATTTTTGCCAAAACATGTGTCAGTGGACTGTGTCACCGTGTGGGAATCCCCTGATGCTTCCGCTGTTTATAAGGAGGATAAGTAA
- a CDS encoding glycerol-3-phosphate acyltransferase, producing the protein MPEFFLFSAFAALIGALPVKYLFLQIKNTPLLKQNEGRLTVKDLITHIGFEMIALITVLELIKGLLVAVLALNFWTDWQWMAAWGILSAILVEQITHQKFRQKGLPLFCGGLLVVAPAMLKIFLALWLSLLILSRNLYLAQVAAAALLMTILYLSREPNYLVFLTAGYLAVSLWVYLGLHFKS; encoded by the coding sequence ATGCCGGAATTTTTTCTTTTTAGTGCGTTTGCGGCATTGATTGGTGCCCTGCCCGTGAAATACCTTTTCCTACAGATTAAGAATACCCCTCTATTGAAACAAAACGAGGGAAGACTGACTGTAAAAGACTTAATTACCCATATCGGATTTGAAATGATAGCATTGATTACTGTATTGGAATTGATAAAAGGTTTGCTTGTTGCGGTGTTGGCATTGAATTTTTGGACCGACTGGCAATGGATGGCTGCTTGGGGCATCTTAAGCGCCATTTTGGTTGAGCAGATAACTCATCAGAAATTTCGTCAGAAGGGTTTACCATTATTTTGCGGCGGGTTATTGGTGGTTGCTCCTGCTATGCTGAAGATATTTTTGGCATTGTGGCTGTCACTACTGATATTAAGCCGCAATCTTTATTTAGCCCAAGTTGCGGCAGCTGCTCTGTTAATGACTATACTTTATCTGTCTCGGGAGCCGAACTATTTAGTTTTTCTCACAGCGGGGTACTTGGCTGTATCTCTTTGGGTATATCTTGGATTACATTTTAAATCTTGA
- the surE gene encoding 5'/3'-nucleotidase SurE produces the protein MRILLTNDDGINAKGINVLYQHIKELGETYIVAPERERSASGHGITVHKPLRADEREKRQYAVSGTPADCVKLALEALMPAPPDLIISGINLGPNLGTDVLYSGTVSAAVEGIMAGIPSFAVSLVSHDGDSDFNSAAEVTAKLCRRVHLNEVPPETLLNINVPAVQYQQLKGIKITTLGLRRYVDAVQERKDPRGKSYYWLAGRVEDISAGDDTDIAAVNEQFVSLTPVHFDLTNYRILEQIRSWQLEI, from the coding sequence ATGCGAATATTACTGACCAACGATGATGGAATAAATGCTAAAGGCATTAATGTCCTTTACCAGCATATTAAAGAACTTGGCGAGACTTATATCGTAGCTCCAGAAAGGGAGCGCAGCGCATCCGGGCATGGTATTACCGTACATAAACCACTGCGGGCAGATGAAAGAGAGAAAAGGCAATACGCTGTTTCCGGTACACCGGCAGACTGTGTGAAACTGGCTTTGGAAGCCTTGATGCCCGCGCCGCCGGACTTAATTATTTCCGGCATAAATCTAGGGCCTAACCTAGGTACGGACGTACTCTATTCAGGTACTGTCTCAGCAGCCGTGGAAGGAATTATGGCGGGGATACCATCTTTTGCGGTCTCGTTGGTTTCACATGATGGGGATAGTGATTTCAATTCAGCGGCAGAGGTTACGGCAAAATTATGCAGGAGGGTACATCTGAATGAAGTACCTCCGGAAACGCTGCTCAATATTAATGTTCCTGCCGTACAATATCAGCAGTTGAAAGGTATTAAGATTACAACGCTCGGTCTGAGGCGTTATGTGGATGCGGTGCAGGAACGGAAGGACCCCCGAGGTAAAAGTTATTATTGGTTAGCTGGAAGGGTTGAAGATATAAGTGCCGGAGACGATACGGATATCGCTGCAGTCAATGAACAGTTTGTCTCATTGACTCCGGTACATTTTGACCTGACCAACTATCGTATATTAGAGCAAATTAGATCGTGGCAGTTAGAAATTTAA
- a CDS encoding Fur family transcriptional regulator, translated as MQHERANKVFEMLKQKDYKVTPQRKEILTLFLKKDGEHLSAEEVYRVLQESHPEIGLATVYRTLDLFAELDVLQKLSFDDGKNRYELNDSEIHHHHHLICLNCGKVLEFGDDLLEALEEQITAKIDFKIIDHKVKFYGYCSGCY; from the coding sequence ATGCAACATGAACGCGCTAATAAGGTTTTTGAAATGTTGAAACAAAAAGATTATAAGGTGACGCCTCAGCGTAAAGAAATACTTACGTTGTTTTTAAAGAAGGACGGAGAACATCTGAGCGCGGAAGAGGTTTATCGGGTGTTACAAGAATCGCATCCGGAAATCGGGCTGGCAACTGTATATAGAACTCTTGACTTGTTTGCTGAATTAGATGTGTTGCAAAAACTCAGTTTTGATGATGGAAAAAACCGTTATGAGTTAAATGATAGTGAAATACATCATCATCATCACCTGATATGTCTTAACTGTGGCAAAGTGTTAGAATTTGGCGATGACCTATTGGAAGCGTTAGAAGAACAGATCACGGCAAAAATAGATTTTAAAATTATTGATCATAAGGTGAAGTTTTACGGCTATTGCAGTGGATGCTACTAG
- a CDS encoding TIGR04086 family membrane protein, with protein sequence MKTTVSTYPSTLNSVFKGVVTSLVLTLIFTFIAALAVYISPLSEKFLSLTSLIILLVSVFVGGNIAARRAGGKGLIVGFLVGLGFFFLLILIGLVFTPQTLTLTTLSVKLVYTLLAGILGGISAVAAM encoded by the coding sequence ATGAAAACAACTGTATCGACGTATCCTAGCACATTGAACTCCGTCTTTAAAGGCGTTGTTACCTCACTGGTATTAACTCTTATTTTTACATTTATCGCTGCTTTAGCAGTGTATATATCACCACTGTCAGAAAAATTTCTTTCACTGACGTCTTTAATCATTCTCTTAGTAAGTGTCTTTGTCGGCGGAAATATTGCGGCAAGAAGAGCCGGCGGAAAAGGATTGATCGTTGGGTTTTTGGTAGGCCTGGGTTTCTTTTTTCTCCTAATATTAATTGGACTCGTTTTTACGCCTCAGACCCTTACACTAACAACTCTATCTGTTAAGTTAGTATACACCCTGCTTGCCGGCATATTAGGCGGGATTTCCGCCGTGGCGGCGATGTGA
- a CDS encoding acyl-CoA dehydratase activase gives MQQGFLGIDVGSVSTNFVILAEDARVIETLYIRTKGQPIKTIKAGLQHVRNILKGKMEIIAAGATGSARNLSGIMVGADIIKNEITAHAVAVSRIIPDAQTIFEIGGQDSKIIILRNGIVTDFAMNTVCAAGTGSFLDQQASRLSIPIEDFGKMALAARNPVRIAGRCGVFAESDMIHKQQLGYNLEEIIAGLCEALVRNYLNNVGKGKEILAPIVFQGGVAANGGIAKAFEEILGQKVTVPKYYDVMGALGVAYLALRNYRETGITKFKGLVTADYEFIAKSFECKGCANNCEIINIHQNDSLLARWGSRCGKWEHLDH, from the coding sequence ATGCAACAGGGATTTTTGGGAATTGACGTAGGGTCTGTGAGCACCAATTTCGTGATACTGGCCGAAGACGCCCGGGTAATAGAAACCTTATATATTAGAACCAAAGGACAGCCTATTAAAACCATCAAAGCAGGATTACAGCATGTACGTAATATCTTGAAAGGAAAGATGGAAATAATTGCTGCAGGAGCTACCGGGAGTGCGAGAAATCTTTCCGGTATAATGGTCGGTGCTGATATAATCAAAAATGAAATTACTGCCCACGCTGTGGCAGTATCGCGAATTATTCCGGATGCGCAGACTATTTTTGAGATAGGCGGGCAGGATTCTAAAATAATTATTCTCCGTAATGGTATTGTTACTGATTTTGCCATGAATACTGTCTGTGCAGCAGGTACAGGCTCGTTTTTAGATCAGCAGGCCAGTCGGTTGAGCATTCCCATAGAAGATTTCGGGAAAATGGCCCTGGCAGCCAGGAACCCGGTGCGTATCGCTGGGCGCTGCGGCGTATTTGCCGAATCTGATATGATACATAAGCAGCAACTTGGGTATAATTTAGAGGAGATTATCGCCGGCCTTTGCGAGGCTCTAGTAAGAAATTACCTTAATAATGTTGGTAAGGGTAAAGAAATACTTGCTCCAATAGTTTTTCAGGGCGGAGTTGCTGCCAACGGCGGTATTGCCAAGGCCTTTGAAGAAATTTTGGGGCAGAAGGTAACTGTTCCAAAATATTATGATGTAATGGGAGCCCTAGGCGTGGCTTACCTAGCGCTTCGTAACTATCGGGAAACGGGCATAACTAAGTTTAAGGGTCTAGTTACCGCGGACTATGAATTTATTGCTAAAAGCTTTGAGTGTAAAGGCTGTGCAAATAACTGTGAGATTATCAATATTCACCAAAATGATTCCTTATTGGCGCGGTGGGGGAGCCGCTGCGGCAAATGGGAACATCTGGATCATTAA
- the spoVB gene encoding stage V sporulation protein B — MTKQTFLKGAIILVTASFYNRLLGFIYKILVIRLIGTEGIGLYEMVFPFYILVLVITTAGVPLAISKLVAEEMAKDNLSGAYRIFRIALSFLTVAGATVTLILYKTLPFIIDHFYSDPRVYWSFWVMIPAIFIISVCSAFRGFFQGLQQMTPTAVSQVVEQTIRFFVGLWFANYFLPYGVEFAAMGMAIGMAAGEFIGLLLMIGIFLFKRPRLQPHERSRTRSLRALSVIKGIFYLAFPITLTRIVYSTSMTIQASLVPQRLQATGLSIREATEMFGQYSGIAVTLLHLPTMVTVSLAITLVPAISEAITAGNSHQIMQRINQALRITLILGLPSVVIFLLFPYRLSELLFATSSAGVPLKVLAWGALFLYLQQTTTGILQGLGKVGTSLFNAACGAAITLTGIYYLTALPDLGIRGTAIAANMGFFIVATLNLLTIWQTVGFRINFIKTFLTPAGAALIMAFTAYYMDNYLQTYNPWLILPILGFSGGLYLLILVLTKSISINQFQRFIK; from the coding sequence ATGACAAAACAGACTTTCTTAAAAGGTGCCATCATACTTGTTACGGCTAGTTTCTATAACCGTTTACTAGGATTCATCTATAAAATCTTGGTCATACGGTTGATAGGAACAGAAGGAATTGGTCTCTATGAAATGGTTTTTCCCTTTTACATTCTGGTATTAGTAATTACCACAGCTGGCGTTCCCCTGGCCATTTCCAAATTAGTGGCAGAAGAAATGGCAAAGGATAATCTCTCTGGTGCATATCGAATTTTTCGCATTGCTCTATCATTCCTTACCGTTGCCGGTGCCACGGTAACGCTTATTCTTTACAAGACCCTTCCCTTTATAATAGACCATTTCTACAGCGACCCGCGGGTATATTGGAGTTTCTGGGTAATGATACCGGCAATATTTATTATTTCAGTGTGTTCGGCTTTTAGGGGGTTTTTTCAAGGGTTGCAGCAAATGACGCCCACCGCAGTAAGTCAGGTAGTAGAACAGACTATCAGATTTTTCGTGGGTTTATGGTTTGCTAATTATTTTCTTCCATATGGTGTGGAATTCGCGGCTATGGGTATGGCCATCGGCATGGCTGCAGGAGAATTTATCGGACTGCTGCTGATGATTGGAATTTTCCTTTTCAAGAGACCGCGGCTGCAGCCGCATGAGCGTTCGAGGACTAGAAGTTTACGCGCGTTATCTGTTATTAAGGGGATATTTTATCTGGCATTTCCTATTACACTGACAAGGATTGTTTACAGCACTTCCATGACCATTCAGGCTTCTCTGGTACCCCAACGACTTCAAGCCACCGGCTTGTCCATCAGGGAAGCAACAGAAATGTTCGGACAATATTCCGGTATCGCCGTTACTCTACTACACCTGCCCACCATGGTTACGGTATCACTAGCCATCACACTGGTTCCGGCAATATCCGAAGCAATCACGGCTGGGAACAGTCATCAAATTATGCAGCGAATTAATCAAGCTTTGCGGATTACCTTAATACTGGGATTACCCAGTGTAGTTATTTTTCTTCTCTTTCCCTACCGTTTGAGTGAACTGCTTTTTGCCACTTCCAGTGCCGGCGTACCCTTAAAGGTATTAGCTTGGGGCGCACTCTTTCTTTATCTACAGCAGACCACAACCGGTATTCTCCAGGGTTTGGGGAAAGTAGGTACTTCACTATTCAACGCCGCCTGCGGAGCAGCTATTACCCTGACCGGCATTTACTATCTTACCGCACTACCTGACCTGGGTATAAGGGGGACTGCCATTGCGGCAAATATGGGTTTCTTCATTGTTGCTACCCTAAACCTATTAACCATTTGGCAGACAGTGGGTTTTAGAATTAATTTTATTAAAACTTTTCTCACGCCAGCCGGTGCTGCTTTAATCATGGCATTTACGGCATATTATATGGATAATTACCTGCAAACATATAATCCATGGTTGATACTGCCCATACTGGGATTCAGCGGCGGACTCTACTTGCTAATTTTAGTACTGACTAAATCTATCAGCATCAACCAATTTCAAAGGTTTATTAAATGA
- the queC gene encoding 7-cyano-7-deazaguanine synthase QueC, giving the protein MSGALVLLSGGLDSLVSLALAREKLQVSFALTFDYGQQAAKKEIAAAVGICNYYSLAHQVVQLPWLKEIDKSALQMTGNLPQMNDKDIDNPDAAGKAAAAVWVPNRNGLFTSIAACFAESLGMEYIIAGFNHEEAVTFPDNSEQFVKRVNDYLELSTLSDVAIWAPTQHMDKTDIVREGIRLGVPWHYMWSCYTGGDSLCGQCESCLRLLRAFKGAGVNYAKLMDR; this is encoded by the coding sequence TTGAGCGGGGCCTTGGTTTTATTGTCAGGTGGTTTGGATTCTTTGGTCAGTTTGGCATTGGCTCGGGAAAAGCTGCAGGTATCTTTTGCTCTGACATTTGATTACGGGCAGCAGGCTGCGAAAAAAGAAATTGCTGCGGCAGTAGGTATATGTAACTATTATAGCTTGGCACATCAGGTGGTACAATTACCTTGGTTAAAGGAAATTGATAAATCGGCATTACAAATGACCGGCAATTTACCTCAGATGAATGATAAAGATATTGATAATCCTGATGCTGCTGGAAAAGCAGCGGCAGCGGTATGGGTTCCCAACCGCAATGGGCTTTTCACAAGTATAGCTGCGTGCTTTGCTGAAAGTCTTGGCATGGAATATATAATTGCTGGTTTTAATCATGAAGAAGCGGTAACTTTTCCTGATAATAGTGAGCAATTTGTGAAGCGGGTCAATGATTACTTGGAATTATCAACATTGTCCGATGTGGCGATATGGGCACCAACACAGCATATGGACAAGACCGATATAGTACGAGAAGGAATTAGATTGGGGGTTCCATGGCACTATATGTGGAGTTGTTATACCGGTGGGGACAGTTTATGCGGCCAGTGTGAAAGCTGCTTACGATTGTTACGAGCGTTTAAAGGGGCAGGTGTTAATTATGCAAAGCTTATGGATAGATAA
- the folE gene encoding GTP cyclohydrolase I FolE yields MDLKRVEEGVKMILEAIGEDPGREGLQDTPARVARMYKEIFCGLEQDPKEYLQVLFTEDHEEMVLVKDIPLYSMCEHHLLPFYGKAHVAYIPRKGKITGLSKLARVVEGYAKRPQLQERLTSQIADSIMESLNPRGVIVVVEAEHMCMTMRGVKKPGSKTLTSAVRGIFRANEATRAEAFSLIRENS; encoded by the coding sequence ATGGATTTAAAACGAGTTGAAGAAGGCGTCAAAATGATCTTGGAGGCTATCGGAGAGGACCCCGGACGAGAAGGGTTACAGGATACTCCTGCTAGGGTCGCGCGTATGTACAAAGAGATTTTCTGCGGTCTGGAACAAGACCCCAAGGAGTACTTGCAGGTACTGTTCACCGAAGATCATGAGGAGATGGTTTTGGTGAAGGATATTCCTCTTTATTCCATGTGCGAACATCACCTGCTTCCTTTTTACGGCAAGGCGCATGTTGCGTATATTCCACGAAAGGGTAAAATAACCGGGTTAAGTAAACTGGCCCGGGTAGTAGAAGGATATGCAAAGCGGCCTCAACTCCAGGAAAGGCTGACTTCTCAGATTGCTGATTCAATAATGGAATCGCTAAATCCTAGAGGAGTAATAGTGGTTGTGGAAGCAGAACACATGTGTATGACTATGCGAGGTGTTAAAAAACCAGGGTCTAAGACCCTTACATCTGCTGTCCGAGGGATATTTAGGGCAAATGAAGCAACTAGAGCGGAAGCGTTCAGCTTAATACGTGAAAATAGTTAG
- a CDS encoding DUF366 family protein — MQSLWIDKALTYDGTQLSSLFAYKRFQLLGDSIIAFQGPCRVQLSEMVDVEDVLDNAPISSDMMLHFIVEHFINDMSLMVTRQRLLVLIVKEVLETVSKEKIVRQGDDLFFDGKLSVSIATLSPVSGLIHLALNITNEGTPVKTASLEDLAISDVSDLARKILDAYVAEVQSIDRARCKVRGVF; from the coding sequence ATGCAAAGCTTATGGATAGATAAAGCGCTTACCTACGATGGAACCCAACTAAGTTCATTGTTTGCATACAAAAGATTCCAACTGTTAGGAGATTCCATTATTGCTTTTCAAGGTCCTTGCCGCGTTCAATTAAGTGAAATGGTGGACGTGGAGGATGTGCTGGATAATGCTCCTATCAGTTCCGATATGATGCTGCATTTCATTGTGGAACATTTCATTAACGATATGTCATTAATGGTGACACGACAGCGGCTTTTGGTGTTGATAGTCAAGGAAGTGCTCGAAACAGTGAGTAAAGAAAAAATTGTGCGACAGGGCGACGACTTATTTTTCGATGGAAAATTATCGGTATCAATTGCCACATTGAGTCCGGTATCCGGACTTATTCATTTGGCGCTTAATATTACAAATGAGGGGACTCCCGTGAAAACTGCTTCTTTGGAGGATTTGGCTATTAGTGATGTCAGCGATCTGGCTCGGAAAATATTGGATGCGTATGTGGCTGAGGTTCAATCAATCGATCGGGCAAGGTGTAAAGTGAGAGGGGTCTTTTAA
- a CDS encoding acyl-CoA dehydratase activase-related protein produces the protein MKETIGYPTALSYYSYYPFWNAFFTTLGFSVVISPASSKQIIDWGVKETVNDACIPIKLFHGHVMSLKDRVDYLFVPRMVSVDGKTTFCPKFLGLPDMVRWSIPDLPRLIDERIDLKKGARGLLSTCYKIGNFLKQNPARVFYAYLVAQWVHRQYQDNLNRGIFPNKILPSKETGRGLNSIETEIRIAVLGYPYEIYDSYISVNLLQKLNEMGVAVRTVEMLSNKVLGGYRHRLSKNLFWQYSNRVLWATYHYLEKKIDGIIHVSAFGCGPDAMLDKLMQLEAKKHDIPFMTLTLDEHTGEAGVVTRLEAFVDMVRFRRESS, from the coding sequence ATGAAGGAGACGATTGGTTACCCGACTGCGTTAAGCTATTATTCTTACTACCCTTTTTGGAATGCTTTTTTTACAACGTTAGGGTTTTCCGTTGTCATTTCACCAGCTTCCTCAAAGCAGATAATCGACTGGGGTGTTAAAGAGACGGTGAATGATGCATGTATTCCCATAAAACTTTTTCATGGTCATGTGATGTCACTGAAGGATAGGGTGGATTATTTGTTTGTTCCCAGGATGGTCAGCGTAGACGGCAAAACAACATTTTGCCCTAAGTTCTTGGGTTTACCCGATATGGTTCGATGGTCAATACCTGATCTACCTCGGTTAATTGATGAGCGTATTGATTTAAAGAAAGGTGCTCGAGGTTTATTATCAACTTGTTACAAAATAGGCAATTTCCTGAAGCAAAACCCTGCCAGGGTGTTTTATGCTTATTTGGTGGCTCAGTGGGTCCATAGACAGTATCAAGACAATCTTAATCGAGGAATTTTCCCAAACAAGATTTTGCCTTCAAAAGAGACCGGCAGGGGTTTAAATAGTATTGAGACCGAAATTAGGATAGCCGTTTTGGGATATCCTTACGAAATTTACGATAGTTATATCAGTGTAAATCTGCTGCAAAAATTGAATGAAATGGGTGTCGCAGTGCGAACGGTGGAAATGCTGTCCAACAAAGTACTTGGTGGATATCGTCACCGGTTATCGAAAAACCTTTTTTGGCAGTATTCCAATCGGGTGCTCTGGGCTACGTATCACTACTTGGAAAAAAAAATAGACGGTATAATCCATGTGTCTGCCTTCGGCTGCGGTCCGGATGCCATGCTGGATAAATTAATGCAGCTAGAGGCGAAGAAACATGATATTCCTTTCATGACGCTGACGTTGGATGAACATACCGGTGAGGCAGGAGTGGTGACACGATTGGAAGCGTTTGTGGATATGGTGCGCTTTCGGCGTGAGAGCTCATGA
- a CDS encoding YpmA family protein, with protein sequence MAEKLIPFATKTLPADDKLFQMVDFLNKSLKEDNVMFGLTKDTEAGTMTISIYRV encoded by the coding sequence GTGGCTGAGAAATTGATACCATTTGCTACCAAAACGCTGCCGGCGGACGACAAGCTCTTTCAAATGGTTGACTTTTTGAATAAGAGTTTAAAAGAGGATAATGTGATGTTCGGCCTAACCAAAGATACCGAGGCAGGCACGATGACTATAAGTATTTATCGTGTCTAA
- a CDS encoding 7-carboxy-7-deazaguanine synthase QueE — protein MAINVHEIFSSVQGEGLFSGCRHLFLRLSGCNLRCMYCDTRVSFYPPAKASVSYPGSSDPEMVANPFTKEKLFQILAAMKPERHHSLSITGGEPLMQPMAVMEAAEHWQDNGGRVLLETNGTLLDAFRKVSHAIDIVSMDIKLPPAVSATVWRTQQEFLATAAEACSSVYVKMVITPEVTLGLLKDIANMVAAVDCSIPVILQPVTSENGDIYWHEMLDYYQWELADMLTEVRILPQLHKLMGVR, from the coding sequence ATGGCAATAAACGTGCATGAAATTTTCTCTTCAGTGCAGGGTGAGGGTCTTTTCAGCGGCTGCCGCCATCTCTTTTTACGCTTATCCGGGTGCAACTTACGCTGTATGTATTGCGACACCCGAGTGAGTTTTTACCCCCCGGCAAAAGCGTCTGTATCTTATCCCGGCAGCTCTGACCCGGAAATGGTGGCAAATCCTTTCACCAAAGAAAAGTTGTTTCAAATACTGGCTGCAATGAAGCCGGAAAGGCATCACAGTTTGAGTATTACCGGTGGCGAGCCGCTTATGCAGCCAATGGCTGTAATGGAGGCGGCAGAACATTGGCAGGATAATGGCGGCAGGGTGTTACTGGAAACCAATGGAACCCTGCTGGATGCTTTTAGGAAAGTTTCCCATGCGATAGACATTGTCAGTATGGATATAAAATTGCCACCGGCAGTTTCGGCAACAGTTTGGAGGACACAGCAGGAATTTTTAGCTACGGCAGCAGAGGCATGTTCCTCTGTTTATGTTAAAATGGTGATAACCCCCGAAGTAACTCTGGGACTGCTTAAGGATATAGCGAATATGGTGGCAGCGGTAGACTGCTCCATTCCCGTGATTTTACAGCCAGTGACTTCTGAAAACGGGGATATCTACTGGCACGAGATGTTGGATTACTACCAATGGGAGTTGGCTGATATGCTGACTGAAGTAAGGATTTTACCCCAGCTGCATAAGTTGATGGGAGTACGTTAA